A stretch of the Nicotiana tabacum cultivar K326 chromosome 6, ASM71507v2, whole genome shotgun sequence genome encodes the following:
- the LOC107826231 gene encoding uncharacterized protein LOC107826231 isoform X1, producing MEREEGGQQQRTSSFPPSPSSSPVVSCWVEEQVMSEVHLGCPPNHSGPHVSHFTISLPPHDDNSTSRRHTDAVEDISISTSTKFDLDEDGDLILTRRKKSPSHHLVLTIQHNITSSIPRVGLQVWRAELVLADFVLHVMSMSSDFDEVVALELGAGTGLVGILLARVAKTVFITDHGDKVLENCEKNVNLNAEIFLGKASVHVRELDWKDSWPPQEAKTSPSKGRYSWTQSEIEELKKTSLLLAADVIYSDDLTDAFFSILEKLMSDNPEKVLYLALEKRYNFALDDLDVVANGYSHFRSYLITEEDDAGSKQLDSASEPFFVGEQIDLRCIPCYVRDYNRGNVVEIWKIKLNHRALF from the exons ATGGAGCGCGAAGAAGGTGGGCAGCAGCAGCGTACATCGTCGTTTCCACCGTCACCATCCTCGTCACCGGTAGTCAGCTGTTGGGTGGAGGAGCAAGTGATGAGCGAAGTTCACCTGGGCTGCCCTCCTAATCACTCCGGTCCCCATGTCTCCCATTTTACGATCTCGTTACCACCTCACGACG ATAATTCCACATCGAGACGACATACTGATGCAGTTGAAGATATATCAATTTCAACATCTACCAAGTTTGACTTGGATGAAGATGGTGATCTTATTCTAACACGACGCAAAA AATCACCTAGCCATCATCTTGTTTTGACCATCCAGCACAATATCACTTCATCGATTCCTAGAGTTGGTTTGCAG GTCTGGAGAGCTGAACTAGTACTTGCTGATTTTGTGTTGCATGTGATGTCTATGTCATCTGATTTTGATGAAGTTGTTGCGTTGGAGCTTGGGGCTGGTACAG GGTTAGTTGGTATTTTGCTTGCCCGTGTTGCTAAAACCGTCTTCATAACAG ACCATGGTGACAAAGTACTCGAGAACTGTGAGAAAAATGTGAATCTTAATGCTGAAATATTCCTTGGCAAGGCTTCTGTTCACGTACGTGAACTTGATTGGAAAGATTCATGGCCTCCTCAAGAGGCGAAAACTTCACCATCCAAAGGAAG GTACAGCTGGACCCAATCAGAAATCGAAGAACTCAAGAAAACTTCTTTGCTTCTAGCTGCTGATGTCATTTACAGCGATGACCTGACTGATGCATTTTTCAGCATCTTAGAGAAATTAATGTCAGACAACCCGGAGAAG GTGCTATACTTGGCTCTTGAAAAGCGTTACAACTTCGCTCTTGATGATCTTGATGTTGTTGCAAATGGATATTCACACTTCCGCAGTTACCTGATCACTGAGGAAG ATGATGCAGGAAGTAAGCAGCTTGATAGTGCATCCGAGCCCTTCTTTGTTGGCGAGCAGATTGATTTGAGATGCATTCCATGTTACGTGAGGGATTATAATAGAGGGAATGtcgttgaaatttggaaaattaagTTAAATCATAGAGCACTCTTCTGA
- the LOC107826231 gene encoding uncharacterized protein LOC107826231 isoform X2, which yields MEREEGGQQQRTSSFPPSPSSSPVVSCWVEEQVMSEVHLGCPPNHSGPHVSHFTISLPPHDDNSTSRRHTDAVEDISISTSTKFDLDEDGDLILTRRKKSPSHHLVLTIQHNITSSIPRVGLQVWRAELVLADFVLHVMSMSSDFDEVVALELGAGTGLVGILLARVAKTVFITDHGDKVLENCEKNVNLNAEIFLGKASVHVRELDWKDSWPPQEAKTSPSKGRYSWTQSEIEELKKTSLLLAADVIYSDDLTDAFFSILEKLMSDNPEKVLYLALEKRYNFALDDLDVVANGYSHFRSYLITEEADDAGSKQLDSASEPFFVGEQIDLRCIPCYVRDYNRGNVVEIWKIKLNHRALF from the exons ATGGAGCGCGAAGAAGGTGGGCAGCAGCAGCGTACATCGTCGTTTCCACCGTCACCATCCTCGTCACCGGTAGTCAGCTGTTGGGTGGAGGAGCAAGTGATGAGCGAAGTTCACCTGGGCTGCCCTCCTAATCACTCCGGTCCCCATGTCTCCCATTTTACGATCTCGTTACCACCTCACGACG ATAATTCCACATCGAGACGACATACTGATGCAGTTGAAGATATATCAATTTCAACATCTACCAAGTTTGACTTGGATGAAGATGGTGATCTTATTCTAACACGACGCAAAA AATCACCTAGCCATCATCTTGTTTTGACCATCCAGCACAATATCACTTCATCGATTCCTAGAGTTGGTTTGCAG GTCTGGAGAGCTGAACTAGTACTTGCTGATTTTGTGTTGCATGTGATGTCTATGTCATCTGATTTTGATGAAGTTGTTGCGTTGGAGCTTGGGGCTGGTACAG GGTTAGTTGGTATTTTGCTTGCCCGTGTTGCTAAAACCGTCTTCATAACAG ACCATGGTGACAAAGTACTCGAGAACTGTGAGAAAAATGTGAATCTTAATGCTGAAATATTCCTTGGCAAGGCTTCTGTTCACGTACGTGAACTTGATTGGAAAGATTCATGGCCTCCTCAAGAGGCGAAAACTTCACCATCCAAAGGAAG GTACAGCTGGACCCAATCAGAAATCGAAGAACTCAAGAAAACTTCTTTGCTTCTAGCTGCTGATGTCATTTACAGCGATGACCTGACTGATGCATTTTTCAGCATCTTAGAGAAATTAATGTCAGACAACCCGGAGAAG GTGCTATACTTGGCTCTTGAAAAGCGTTACAACTTCGCTCTTGATGATCTTGATGTTGTTGCAAATGGATATTCACACTTCCGCAGTTACCTGATCACTGAGGAAG CAGATGATGCAGGAAGTAAGCAGCTTGATAGTGCATCCGAGCCCTTCTTTGTTGGCGAGCAGATTGATTTGAGATGCATTCCATGTTACGTGAGGGATTATAATAGAGGGAATGtcgttgaaatttggaaaattaagTTAAATCATAGAGCACTCTTCTGA
- the LOC107780343 gene encoding uncharacterized protein LOC107780343, whose amino-acid sequence MLDAWLKSKFYARCKANINLTKTRIEMVKRKRNAMLKYLKNDIADLLKTGLDVNAYSRAEGLLVELNRSRCYDLLDQYCEHISNNLLTMYKQRECPEECREAVSSLIFAAARFADVPELRQLRSVFTERYENSVECYVSKEFVQNLKSLATKEMKLQLMKDIASESGIEWNSKALEQKLYNPLVSEQDWTKSQNDQKHNMQNKMDESAQKRDSEAARFNLENARQLTTSKDKLEQNSSYGRKVVPDEEQKLPMRRESYRSERDSLSRRLDNSSPIKDIEVDSTGTERQQQNKPEIEIVPEEEPDDKKPFNYRSIIPPYIKSRLSLTKNSSDSSTTSSTGEVANEEENCKGDTAEKAKDKPRSARTRRGTKVTIGDDKENGDEEEKLMDRLLMHFSRKRFQKDIKKPESVKAPTNQAGVDRDNEVSRRRRMGNRAASLPVELEQTSPRELSQGHNRANSFQPDMLGPNRHVHPKLPDYDDFVARLASLIEKSKE is encoded by the exons ATGTTAGACGCATGGCTGAAAAGCAAGTTCTATGCCAGATG CAAGGCTAACATCAACTTGACAAAGACTCGAATCGAGATGGTAAAGAGGAAGAGGAATGCCATGCTGAAATATTTGAAGAATGACATAGCGGATCTCCTTAAAACTGGATTGGATGTCAACGCCTACAGCAGG GCTGAAGGCCTTCTGGTTGAGCTCAATCGCTCCCGCTGTTATGATCTCTTGGATCAATATTGTGAACACATCTCAAATAATCTTTTAACCATGTATAAACAGAG GGAATGCCCTGAGGAGTGCAGAGAAGCTGTatcatctttgatttttgcaGCAGCAAGATTCGCCGACGTGCCAGAATTACGCCAACTAAGAAGTGTATTTACTGAGAGATATGAAAATTCCGTTGAATGTTATGTCAGTAAAGAG TTTGTTCAAAACTTAAAGTCATTAGCTACAAAGGAGATGAAGCTTCAGTTGATGAAAGATATAGCATCAGAATCTGGTATTGAATGGAATTCAAAGGCTTTAGAGCAGAAGCTATATAATCCACTTGTATCAGAACAA GACTGGACCAAGAGTCAGAATGATCAGAAACACAACATGCAGAATAAGATGGATGAATCAGCTCAGAAGAGAGATTCTGAAGCTGCTAGGTTTAATCTCGAGAACGCGAGGCAACTTACCACTTCCAAGGATAAATTAGAGCAAAATTCATCTTATGGCAGAAAGGTAGTCCCCGATGAAGAACAAAAGTTGCCTATGAGAAGGGAGAGTTACAGAAGTGAAAGAGATAGTCTTAGCAGAAGATTAGACAACTCGTCTCCAATCAAAGATATTGAAGTGGATAGCACAGGCACTGAAAGGCAGCAACAAAATAAACCAGAGATTGAGATTGTTCCTGAAGAAGAACCTGATGACAAGAAGCCATTCAATTATAGGTCAATTATCCCTCCTTATATCAAATCAAGACTGAGCTTAACAAAAAACAGTTCGGATTCCTCTACTACTAGTTCCACTGGAGAAGTGgccaatgaagaagaaaattgcaaGGGTGATACAGCTGAAAAAGCCAAGGACAAACCAAGATCAGCTAGGACGAGGCGTGGCACAAAAGTCACAATTGGTGACGATAAGGAAAATggagatgaagaggaaaaactaATGGATAGGCTATTGATGCACTTCAGCAGGAAAAGGTTCCAAAAGGACATCAAGAAACCAGAATCAGTTAAGGCACCTACTAATCAAGCTGGAGTTGACAGAGATAATGAAGTGTCGAGGCGGAGACGTATGGGGAATAGAGCAGCATCCCTTCCAGTTGAACTGGAACAAACAAGTCCAAGGGAGCTAAGTCAAGGGCACAATCGAGCAAATTCATTTCAACCTGATATGTTGGGTCCAAATAGACATGTCCATCCTAAGCTACCAGATTACGATGACTTTGTGGCTCGACTAGCATCTCTCATAGAGAAATCAAAAGAATAA